GAAGAAAAAGCAGGAATTGCTGGAAGAGTTGGATTTCCGCAAACGTGCACGAATGGTGGTGGAGCATTTGACACTGGAATCCCAGTTGCTGGAAATGCGCAACGAAATCCAGTCTAAAGTACGCATGGACATGGACCGCCAGCAGCGCGAATACTTCCTGCACCAGCAAATTCGTACTATTCAGGACGAGTTGGGCGATAACCCGCAGGAACAGGATGTAAAAGACTTGGAAGACCGCGCAGCTAAAAAATTGTGGTCGAAGGAAGTGTCGAAATTGTTCTACAAGGAATTGGCAAAATTACAGCGCATGAATCCGCAGGGAGCTGAATATACCGTTCAGCTGAATTACCTGGATACGCTGCTGGACCTTCCTTGGAACGAATATTCGACCGATAATCTGGATTTGAAACATGCGGCGAAGATCCTGGAACGCGATCACTTCGGATTGGAAAAAGTGAAAGAGCGTATTTTGGAATACCTGGCGGTTTTGAAACTGAAAGGCGATATGAAATCCCCGATCCTGTGTTTCTACGGTCCTCCGGGAGTTGGAAAAACTTCCCTGGGGAAATCGGTTGCTGAAGCTTTGGGCCGCAAATACGTGCGCATGTCTTTGGGAGGTGTTCACGACGAAGCTGAAATCCGCGGTCACCGTAAAACCTACATCGGAGCGATGCCTGGCCGGGTAATGCAGCATTTGAAAAAAGCAGGTTCCGCCAACCCGGTTTTCGTATTGGACGAAATCGATAAACTGGGAAGAAGCAATCACGGAGATCCGTCTTCCGCTTTGCTGGAAGTACTGGACCCGGAGCAAAACTCGGCGTTCTACGACAATTACGTGGAAACGGAATTCGACCTTTCCAAAGTGATGTTCATTGCAACGGCAAATAGTTTGTCAACTGTGCAGGGGCCTTTGCTGGACCGAATGGAAATCATCGAGGTGAACGGCTACACGATTGAAGAGAAAATTGAGATCGCGAAAAAACACTTGTTGCCGAAACAGCTGGAAGCACACGGGATTACGAAAAAAGACCTGGTAGTAGACCGCAAAACACTGGAACGCATCATTGAGAATTACACCAATGAATCCGGAGTACGCGGTTTGGATAAAAAACTGGCAAAACTGGCTCGTCACCGGGCAAAACAAGTGGCTTTGGAAGAGAAATACGAGGAGAAAATCGGTATCGATGAATTGACAGGTATTTTGGGGGCTGGCCGCGAAAAAACGAAATACGACAACAACGATGTTCCTGGAGTGGTAACAGGTTTGGCCTGGACAAGTGTCGGAGGCGATATCCTGTTTATCGAATCTTCCCTGACAAAAGGAAAAGGGAAACTGACCCTTACCGGAAACCTGGGAGATGTGATGAAAGAATCCGCGGTGATAGCCCTGGAATTCTTAAAAGCACACAGCGACTGGCTGGATCTGGACCAGGATTTATTCGACGAGAAAAACGTACACATTCACGTTCCGGAAGGAGCAACTCCGAAAGACGGGCCGAGTGCCGGTATCACCATGCTGACTTCATTGGCCAGTTCTTTCTCGGGAAGAAAAGTGAAAAAGAACCTGGCAATGACCGGAGAAATTACCCTTCGTGGCGAAGTGCTTCCGGTTGGGGGGATCAAGGAAAAGATACTGGCTGCAAAACGTGCAAACATCAAAGAAATCATCTTGTCTGAGCGCAACCGCAAAGACGTGGAGGAGATCACTGCTGATTACGTAAAAGGACTGAAATTCCATTATGTCAAAAAGATGAAGGAAGTCATCGATCTGGCATTGGAAAAGAAAGGAAAATAAAACCAGTAGGCGCGCGATTAATCGCGCGCCTACTGGTTTATAAATGTGGAGGCGCACTGCATTGCGTTCCCACATTTTTTTATCTTTGAAAACCAAATCAGCAAACAAGTGGTTTTTAGCAGTACTCTTTTTCTTTTTTACTTCCTGCCTTTATTCCTGCTTGTTTACCATGTAGTTCCGAAAGCGCTGAAAAACTGGACCATTTTCTTTTTCAGCATCCTGTTCTACACCTGGGGAGCTCCCGTTTTCGTTTTTATCTTGTTGGGAACTTCCTTTATGGACTTTCTGTTTGTTCGCGAAATTCATCGTTCACAGCAAGCCCGGAAGAAGAAAACCCTGCTGATACTCTCTCTGACGGTCAATCTGGGGCTTTTGGCCTATTTTAAATACTCCAATTTTTTTATTGGAAATGCGAATGCCATTTTGGAAAGTTTCGGGCTGAAAGAAGTTTCCTGGACGAAAGTCATTATGCCGATCGGGATTTCATTCTTTACGTTTGAATCAATAACTTATACTGTGGATGTTTACCGCGGGAAACATGCTCCGCTGAGCAATTTGAAGGATTATTTATTGTACCTGCTGGCTTTTCCGAAACTGATTGCCGGACCGATCGTTCGTTTCCAGGAAATTGCC
The window above is part of the Fluviicola sp. genome. Proteins encoded here:
- the lon gene encoding endopeptidase La, encoding MKDSFDHTIIVSSEEDAEFLPLMSQDDEDNMNKEIFPEDLPILPLRNNVLFPGVMIPITIGRDKSLKLLQDANSGKRIIGVVAQIDQEEESPEFNDLHRVGTVAQIVRLLKMPDGSSTVIIQGKRRFEITEPYQTEPYMRAKVNFLTEILPEKDDQEMELLFRNVKELALQIIKDSPNIPSEAAFAIGNIESPTFMVNFISSNMNADVKKKQELLEELDFRKRARMVVEHLTLESQLLEMRNEIQSKVRMDMDRQQREYFLHQQIRTIQDELGDNPQEQDVKDLEDRAAKKLWSKEVSKLFYKELAKLQRMNPQGAEYTVQLNYLDTLLDLPWNEYSTDNLDLKHAAKILERDHFGLEKVKERILEYLAVLKLKGDMKSPILCFYGPPGVGKTSLGKSVAEALGRKYVRMSLGGVHDEAEIRGHRKTYIGAMPGRVMQHLKKAGSANPVFVLDEIDKLGRSNHGDPSSALLEVLDPEQNSAFYDNYVETEFDLSKVMFIATANSLSTVQGPLLDRMEIIEVNGYTIEEKIEIAKKHLLPKQLEAHGITKKDLVVDRKTLERIIENYTNESGVRGLDKKLAKLARHRAKQVALEEKYEEKIGIDELTGILGAGREKTKYDNNDVPGVVTGLAWTSVGGDILFIESSLTKGKGKLTLTGNLGDVMKESAVIALEFLKAHSDWLDLDQDLFDEKNVHIHVPEGATPKDGPSAGITMLTSLASSFSGRKVKKNLAMTGEITLRGEVLPVGGIKEKILAAKRANIKEIILSERNRKDVEEITADYVKGLKFHYVKKMKEVIDLALEKKGK